CGAAGCGCATCATCTCCGGGCCCTGCACCGTGAGCCTTCGGCCGGGCACCAGGTTCAGCTCGTCGCGCAGCTGGTGCAGCAGCTTCTGCTCCGCGGCCTCGTCGCGCAGCGGCACCGCGCCGCGCAGGTACACCATGCGCCCGTTGTCGATGCGCACCGACGGCGGCGCGCCGTACACCAGCGTGGGCAGCACCGACAGGCCCTGGGTGAGCTGGTTCAGCTCCAGGAGGATGCGCGGCTTCAGGTCGCGGTCCAGCGCCGGCAGGCGGCGGCTCTTCATGTCCACCGGCATGCGCCGCGCCAGCTCCGGCAGAATCTTCGCGGACAGTTCGCCCAGCTGCTCCGGCGAATAGGTGCGCACCAGCGGCAGGTGCTGGAGCCACGCGCCCGTCATCGCCGTCTCGCCCAGGCGCACCAGCGACTCCGCCGTCAGCGCGACGCCGGGGCTCACCACCTCCGTGATGCGCGGGTCGCGCGTGATGGTGATGACCCACTGCTGGCCCCGGTCCTCCACCTTCGCGCGCGGGGGCAGCACCTCGCTGGACACCGCCACGGGCCGGCCGTCCAGCAGCACGTTGCGCGCGGGCTCCAGGGCCCTGAGCAGCGCGTCCAGCTTCTCCGCCAGCAGCGGCCCCCGGGTGCGCCGCTCCAGCAGGCGCTCCATCACCAGGTCCACCTGCTCCACCTGCAACGTGACGCCGCCCTGGGGCTTCGCGATGCGGCCCGTCAGGTCCTCCAGCGGCTCCTCCGTGCCGTCCGCGTGCGCCAGGACGCGGTGCAGCTGGAGTCCCCCCTCCACGCGCGTGAAGCGGTACACCACGCGCGACCAGCGCTCGGCCACCGCCTCCAGCGGCGCGTCCTGCTTCTCCGCCTTGTCCAGGGAGATGGCCGCCGCGACGACGTGCTCGCACGGGTCCACCGGGCTGGGGCAGTCGCACTCCCACGCCTCGTCGCCTGGGTAGAGCACGACGGTGAAGGCCACCGCGCGGCCCGTTACCTTCACGCGCAGCTCTATCTCCGAGGCCGTGCGCGACTGGAGCGCCACCGCGCCATCTCGCGCGAGGCTGACGCCCCTGGACCAGAGGCCCGGTTTGGCTTCTTTGCGGACGGCTTCGAGGAGCTGGGTGTTCTCGGACATGGCGGGGACGGCTTCCCTACGCCCCGCCACGCCCTCGCGCAACGTCGGATGCGCTCCGTCTGACGGCCAGGCTACTCGTCGTCGTACGACGGCTCGAAGACGTACGTGAGCTTCACCAGGAACTCCCGGCTGAACACCGGCAGGGGCGCGTGTCCGCCGTTGTACGGCTGGGCCACCCGGAAGTCGCTGCCCAGCAGGTTGTAGACGCCCGCGCCAATCTCCAGGCCCTTCGTCCCCACGTTCTCCGCGCGCACGAAGAGGTTGAGCAGCAGCCGGGGGGCCAGCGACTGGACCTCCGACACGCCCTCCTCGTCCGGTGCGCCCACGGCGAAGCGCTGGCCCACCAGCACGGCGGTGGGGCTGACGGACAGCCACGGCAGCACCTTCGCCGTGCCCGTCAGCGTCGCCTTGTGCGTGGGCAGGCCGGTGAAGGCCTTGGGCTCACCGGGGACCAGGTAGTCCTCCACGTCGTTGCGGCCACCGGGCCGGTAGAAGGAATAGCCCACCTGCGCGCGGCCCCACGGCCCGCGCAGCCGGTAGTCCAGCTCCACGCCCCGGCTGCCCAGGCGGCCCAGGTTGCGGTACGCCTCCGAGCCCGTGTCCACGTCGTACGAATAGATGATGGGGTCCGTCACGCCCACGTCGAAGGCGTTGGCGCTCAAGCTCTGGCCCTCGCCCAGGCGCACGGTGGCCTCCAGCTCGTACACCGTGGTGCGCTCCGGCCGCACGTCCTCGCCCAGGGAGATGTTCTCGATGCCCGGCGCGCGGAAGGCGCGACTGTAGAGGGCCTTGCCGCTCACCGGCCCGAAGGACTTGAGCAGCACCAGGCGCGGCACGAACGAGCTGCCGAAGAAGCTGTGGTCCTCGAAGCGCGCGCCCACCACCACCGTCGCGATGGGGTTGTCCGAGTACGCCTCCACGAAGCCCGCGACGTTGCGGTAGGAGACGACGTCCTGGTCGCCGTTGAAGGGCTCCTGCAGGCCGATGCCCGCGGGCCCCCGCAGCTGCCCCTGGTCGAACGCCAGGTCCACGCCGCCCGTGAGCTGGAGGAAGTCGAACGCCGCCCAGCGCGCCAGCGCCCGGCCCCGGAGGCGCCGGTAGCGCTTGTCGTAGAAGAACTCCGAGTCCTCGTCCGAGTCCCGGTACGACTCGCCCAGCGTGAGGTTCAGCCGGGGGATGATTTCAATCCGGTCCGTGGGCCGGAAGCGGTCGCTCAGCTCCGCGTGGAAGGACTCGAAGTCGGTGTCCGCGGGCGCGGGCAGCACCTGGTCCACGGAGACCACCGACGAGGTGTCCTGGCGCTGGTACAGCACGCTCAGCTGGAGGTCGC
This genomic stretch from Corallococcus caeni harbors:
- a CDS encoding TonB-dependent receptor plug domain-containing protein; this encodes MCVWLALLGAGTGFAQTEPTLDPGPPETPSVDEQREEQLDDEPEVHSQVASFAITKLHDSPAVVTAITADEIRASGARDLMDVLLNVPGFFFGVDVQGTVGPGFRGLWGQEGKVLLIIDGKEINEQLYSTMQLGHEFPVELIERIEVVRGPGSVIYGGNAELAVINVITRGIQGSTDALAVGTYGQLSHGLGRRSLTLSGRKVFESVAGLSAFASASLGQGQRSDAVFDDFYGGSASMNGASRMDPTVVQAGVGYRDLQLSVLYQRQDTSSVVSVDQVLPAPADTDFESFHAELSDRFRPTDRIEIIPRLNLTLGESYRDSDEDSEFFYDKRYRRLRGRALARWAAFDFLQLTGGVDLAFDQGQLRGPAGIGLQEPFNGDQDVVSYRNVAGFVEAYSDNPIATVVVGARFEDHSFFGSSFVPRLVLLKSFGPVSGKALYSRAFRAPGIENISLGEDVRPERTTVYELEATVRLGEGQSLSANAFDVGVTDPIIYSYDVDTGSEAYRNLGRLGSRGVELDYRLRGPWGRAQVGYSFYRPGGRNDVEDYLVPGEPKAFTGLPTHKATLTGTAKVLPWLSVSPTAVLVGQRFAVGAPDEEGVSEVQSLAPRLLLNLFVRAENVGTKGLEIGAGVYNLLGSDFRVAQPYNGGHAPLPVFSREFLVKLTYVFEPSYDDE